The following nucleotide sequence is from Zea mays cultivar B73 chromosome 1, Zm-B73-REFERENCE-NAM-5.0, whole genome shotgun sequence.
gttcctcttctatgtgataatgagagtgcaatccgcatggcgaataatcccgttgagcatagccgcactaaacacatagccattcggtatcatttcttaagggatcaccaacaaaagggagatatcgagattgcatatgttaacactaaggaacaattagccgatatctttaccaagccactagatgaacaaacttttaacaaacttaggcatgagctaaatattcttgattctaggaatttcttttgatgttttgcacacatagctcataagtatacctttgatcatatctcttttatatactatgactaatgtgatttcaagtgaatttcaaaaccaagtcataggtgtattgaaagggaattagagtcttcggcgaagacaaaggcttccactccactccataactcatccttcgccgtcgctccgagcaactctccgtctttggtataatcttcactcatattctattttccaaaggggagaaagtagttagactaagggcttatatttcactcaaagtatccgtttttgacgattcatgccaaagggggagaaagtattagcccaaagcaaaaggaccgcaccaccaccaatttgaaAAAATTTAAAAAGTCTTGAAATAATGaatttttcaatcggtatcttattttctcaattggtatcttattttcgagaaaatagcaccttcaaaaattggtatcttaaaaccctcttgaatactaagaggaggaatttattgagggggagttttgtttaagtcaaaggaaaagcatttgaaacaggggagaaaatttcaaatcttgaaaatgcttctcaaaatcttattcatttacctttgactatttgcaaaagaactttaaaaagaatttacaaaagaatttgcaaaaacaaaacatgtggtgcaagcgtggtccaaaatgatgaaaatataaagaaacaatccatgcatatcttatgagtatttatattggctcaattctaagtaacctttgcacttacaaatatgcaaactagttcaattatgcacttctatacttgctttggtttgtgttggcatcaatcaccagaaagggggagattgaaagggaattagacttacacctatttcctaattgattttggtggttgaattgcccaacacaaataattggactaactagtttgctctagtctataagttttacaggtgccaaaggttcacaataagccaataaaaagaccaagaaacagttcaaacaagagagcaaaggaCAACcagaaaggcaccctggtctggcgcaccggactgtctggtgcaccagggcactcgaggctgaactcttcaccttcgggaatttccaagggcgctccactataattcaccggactgtccggtgtgccagcggagcaacgactacttcgcgcgcaacggtcgactgcaaccgcattaaatgcgctacagtgcgcgccagagtcagatgacgcgcagttggcgcaccggacagtctacaggacctgtccggtgcaccaccggacagcctagaggccccacaagtcagagctccaacggtcgaaccccaacgatatgctgacgtggctggcgcaccggacagtgtccggtggcgcaccggactgtccggtgcgccatgcgacagcacacttccaacgaccatttttggtggttggggctataaatacccccaaccaccccacattcaatggcatccaagtttctacacttctacaccttacaagagccatagcattcaatacaagacacaccaaagagatcaaatcctctcccaactccacacaaagctttagtgattagagagagtgatttgtcgtgttcatttgagctcttgcgcttggatcgcttcttttctttctcattcttcttgtgatcaaactcatttgtaatcgagacaagagacaccaatcgtgtggtggtccttgcgggaactttgtgttccgattgattgagaagagaagctcactcggtctaggtgaccgtttgagagagggaaatggttgaaagagacccggtatttgtgaccacctcaacggggagtaggtttgcaagaaccgaacctcggtaaaacaaatcatcgtgtctcgctctttattttgctcacgatttgttttgcgccctctctctcggactcgttattatttctaacgctaacccggcttgtagttgtgcttaagtttgtaaatttcagattcgccctattcacccccctctaggcgactttcaataagtTTCTTAATACTGCATCATGAACTTGGATATAAATAGAACTGATTCCAATAATCTCACATGTAGATCCATCTCCAATAACAACCTCACCAGCATGAGACTGAACATAATCAGAAAACCAATCTCCATGCGAACAAATATGAAAAGTCCAAGCGGAATCGAGAATCCAAGAAGAGCACTTTTCAACAGAGGCAACAAACAGAGCTTCTCCACTATCCAAAGTTTTAGCAAAACTGGCTTCAGCAGAAGACTTATCCAATTTTTTCTTTCTCTCCTCTTTATTTCTCACTTTGGGGCACTGAGAAATACGATGAATACTTTTTCTGCAATAACGACAATAAAGGTTGGATTTATGATCTCCAGATTCCCGAACAATTAAACCGTCACCTTCTGACATATGAATAGTGTAAAGACGCTCCTTGAGACGTAGCTTGTTTGCAAGACTTTTGGTCATATACAGCTCCTCCAATTTCTTCCACAATATCGCTGCGAATTTTTCATGCATTACTTCACGAAGAACATCAAAAGATAAACTGAGTTGTATAGCGAACAAAGCTCTCTCATCAATATCTCGCCACTTATTATCAGTCATGTAAGCAGGCCTCGACAACAACGTCTTTTGAACAACCAACTGGGTAAGCACAACCTTCATTTAAATCTGGCAAATAGCAAAACTAATTTTGCCATCAAACTTTGGAATATCAAATTTAGTCGACATAATGCGAGATATAAAATTTCGAAGTCAACGGCGGCGACCACAATGTGGATAAAAACAAGGGTTAATTGTATGCATGACACTAAACTTTTGCAAATTTAGATGATTAGTTCATTTTGATGCCATGGAGTGACATGAAAATGCTCTAGTTTCCAACTTTTTCAAAATTGGAGTGGTACAATATGTCTAActctagctctgataccacttgttagGAAATAAAATAGACACAAAGATTTACGTGGAAAATTCCCTCCAATATGGAGGAGCGAACAACCACGAGTAAACAGATCCACTATCAACCGAAGAACACAAATTACAGAGAGAATCTATATTTATAGACATACATGAAAGCATATTGCAAAGCATATTAGGTGTTATACGTCTTGTTGAGCCTAAATCTACAGCGCCGTAACTTGCACGGTTGCGTGAACTTTCaggtgttgaagcataaagacagCAACCATCTACCCAAATGGTACAAATGTACAATTTCTCAGTACGAGCCTTCTTGTCCGCTGGTACAACCACAACCACTACCCAACCCAGTTTCTGAAAAAGCCCTCTGCAGCGATCTACTTTGCTCTTGTCGGCACGAACAATACAACCAGCTAGCTAGTCACTAGTTTTCACTTCAGTCACCAAATTTAATTAGCCTCTTGTCCTCACGATGGTTATCGTGCCTCTGCCAGCGGTGCGGAGCCTGGTGAAGCCGGCCACCGTCCTGCCCGACGGCCCCGGCCGGTTGGCAGCCGACACGCGTGGGGCGCACGCGAACTCCCCCACGGGGTGCCGGACGGGGCGAGCCGGCGGCGTGAGGATCCACCGGTTGATGTCGGCGAGCGTCACCCCGCCGTCCGCGCCGCCGGGCTTCACCACGGCGAACGGGTACGCCGCCACCGCGGTGGAGCCCGGCGCCTTGCGGCTCCTCTTGCCGCCTTCTGCTCCTTTCTCTGCGTGCAGAGGGACAAGGGCATGCACAGGAGAACAGTGAGAGAACTGAGAAACCGTTGCTGCGGTTTTAGTACTGTGACAGAAGGAGGTCCGGACGGCCGCGGTACCTTCTGGTTCGGTCGCCGAGCGCTTCGACGAGCTGTTGGCGGCACGAGTGGTtcggtgctgctgctgctgctgctgctgggcgcCGCCGGTGTAACTGGCCCGTAGGTCCACGTCGCAGTGCGAAGGCTCTGCTGCTTGTGCCGTCGCCGGAGTAGTCTTGGCCGGGGATGTCGGCAGATCGGAATGATGATCATCATCTGCGGAAACACATCACCTGTGTACTCTGTAGTCTGTTCTTCTTCATCATTAAATATATGAACTATGCCTGCCAAGTGCCAAGCTAAGCCGGCCAGGCGCATGATGATACGTATACATGCGCTGCTAATCTCGAGTGGGCCCGCGCATAAATTTCACAAGCGCCGTGGTCGGAGTATTATTTAATGGAGTAGTAATCATCAAAGCTTGTCCTGGTTGTTAGGAACCGTGCAACAATCATGAAATCAATGGCAATTTATTTATAGTACCAAAGTCCTTGGAGTCAGTAAAAAAAAACAACAAGAAGAAAGAAACGGCAGTGCAAACTACTAATTAAACTGGAGTAGGTAGGCCAAAGAAAGCACTTGAGAAGTTGAGAGCAAATTAAACCAGATTGTAAACTCTTAGGAGTACGTTGGGAAGAGGTGGCCGTCTTCTCCTTGAGAGCGCTGCAGGAACTGAAGAGGTGGCACTCGCCCCACAGGCTCTGAAGCGGTGACATGTTATGACAGAGCAAAGAGTTCAGTGAGAGAATGCACACTGCAAGCACCATAACAACAAACAAGCTAGGCTACTACAAGGTTTGCATTGCATGCATGTTGGATTTGAATTAAGAGAGATCGATTCACCATGAGTAGTAGTTCATCGTCCAGCTCCCCGGTGGCCGCCGCTGCTGACGCCTCGGACACCGGAGACTCCATGCCTATCACACGGGCGCAGTCAGCCATGGATGCTGCATGCGGGGAATGGAATGGAACTAAAAGAGTGCAGTGCAGGCCTTGTAGGCATGCAAAGCGAGACCTACATGTGGGGCCGAAGAGCTCAGAGTCTCGGGCATGGGGACTACCAAAGCAGCAGAGCTGTGGATCCCATTCCCATCCAAGGAggaggctgctgctgctgaaggtGCTCGCGTCGTCCAAGTCCAAGCTGCTGCATGCCGTGGTGTCCAAAGGCCACCAACACGCCGCCTGCCTCCGGGCGTGCACAGCGCTTTCCTGGAGTGTCGTCTGACCTGCTGTCTCCATGGAGTAGCAGTGGTGGACTGTGTCTGTGTGGGTGCGTAGCTAGAGAGGAGGGTCTGCCTGCCAAGTGCCATGCGTGCTTAAATAGCAGCTAGCCGGGCTTTGGGGAGGCCTAAAGGCGAAAGGGCGTGTCTGTGTGCGTGCTCTCTGTTCAGGCTGCAGTGCTGCATGTCGATCGAGCACGGTAGTGTCAGGGACGAGGAAAAGAAACCTTGGAAATTTTGCAAAGGGTAAAGGGGGCAACGGGCCAACGAAAGTGGCTTTCGTTTGCCGTGACTCTTCGACCCTTTTGTACTGTTTTTTATCATGCGTCTCGACGTTCGCTCATCAATCTATGTCGGATATATAGGTAGAAAATCAGGTCAGGCTATATATATATCCGAAAAACACATTATCGGTGGAATTGTCAATAATTCACCAAATGTTTGACGTGCCTATGTgtgattaatgaacagtgattgtcAAGAGACGATCGAGCTTTTGGTTTAGTATCGACACCAACTGATATGTGAGTGTGGTGTTCTGCAATATGTCCCTTGTCTTATATAAAGTATATTTAGATAGTCAACGGCAATATGAACGGAGGGACCAATGGCCGGTGGACGAATCGTAGAACCATTTGGTGAAGGCTGATGGATCAAAAGCATATGCACTAAATCTGATGCAAGTCATCGGCTTTTGAATCTAATAGGGATGGATCAAaatgaatggaggtgcccccagcCTGAATAGCCAAAGGGACCATACATGTACCACAGgttcatcatcgtaccattccacATTTGAACATGACAATATATCGACGACGAGTAGGCGGTTGGAAAGTATCCTAGCATCACTGGATGAATAGGCGATGCCTACTGTGTCGCCTTTTAGACCGTTTTATTCGGTCGTTTTGTTTTAGCgggtgaccggggtttctttgttggtCGATCGCGTAGAACGACCTTTTTGCTAGCATATTTGGAGAGCGGTTGATCAAAATTAGGACCGACTATGACCAGCCGACCGTGTGCGTTATATGTACTTTGCCCATGTGTCTAACCATGGGCAGACTGTCCGGCTGAGTCAGTCGGACTGTTTGCTTGAGCATCGGACAGTCCGCGTGCAGGTGCCGGACCATTTGCGATGCTCGAGTTAGGGAGCTTTGCTCGGGTGCCTCATTGAGCCTGCCCCCTAATGCCTCCAGACTTGTTAGTCTTTCTGTCCGGAGCTTTTCTAGCAATCATTCCTTGTGATGTATTCGAGGTGCGAGAATCACCAATGACGATGTTTCTTGCCTTTACCTTTATTGGTCACTTCTCGCCGAACCAATATTTTTTGCTTGCTAACTCTATTATATTGACAGGAAATGGTTGTGTCTACTTGCATATCCTAAAAACTCAACCGGTCCTCATTTATGGCTGATTGTATCTATTGAtggaaaacattacaatcattggtagcatgggaaaaagaattatgccacttacagtaAAACATTTTTTTAATTCATCTAGAGGAGGAAGAGTATGAGTTGCTTTAATGTTGCCACTTTTTTCtagttcatcaaatattttatcacacttagcaacattaaaagtaaatttaacttcttcttgccgattcttttgaaccaGCTGTAAAGAAGAACAAGGTGAAGGTTTGGCCTTCGTTGGCCAAACAAGTTCAGTGGTACATATATCTGCGAATTCGTCATCCGAATTATCGCGCTCCACTAGATGTATCCTCTTTATATCGGCTTTCATAGGCCAAAGCCTGCCGATATAGCTGAGCTACTGAAAAGGACTGAGTGTCATCccatttgtctcttaagtaggatagcaacccattaaaaaccagccctgctagctctttgtttGCGACATGGATTTGAAAGCATCAGTTTCTAGTGTCTATGAACCTCCAaatataatcattaaccgattcttcgcatCCCTATCGAACCGAGGTTAAATTAGCCAAGCCTAATTCATATTCCTTGAAAAAGAAATGCTCATGAAATTTACTTTCTAAATCATCCaagaattaatggaattaggaggccgGACAgtgtaccatgcaaaagcggtaccagtaagggataaagaaaataaacgaactcgaaaggcttccccatcagccaattcgcctaggtgtgctaggaactggactacatgttcgtgtgtgcttctaccactttcaccagaaaacttGGAAAACTCTGGTATTCTTGTCCCTTTGGGTACATGACAGTGTCAAACAAGTGTTCATATGGCTTTTGATATGATTGTCCTACTCTAGCTACACTAACTCTGAGTctatctcgaaatagttcagtcatctcttccctaattttctcCATTGCACCTGATGGTAGACCACCggatgttgggggtctgcttcatagCCAAAGGTCCTGtaaaaagaaacaccttcggaagatcagcacagaaataacgccgaagctaccttccagggaacttcggcataacgacataccttaagacgaagggttgcaccgacttaaagatgaaaagacagattgacccataatagtttgtgtcatgattgtaatcgattatAAAGGGtaaaaatgtaatttcacacaggctgcgccttgtgcctataaatagatgaacagtaccacgtactgttcacgctgatttggtacTCGCTCGTGTGTCAAGCTTGTTTtcataccttctgtcaagccgaaggtatatatGTAATTATATATTATTTTAGtttatccatgataatataatgaagttgaattaataatgttatactaTTCATGTTGTTTCCTATATTccacatgcttcttctttcattaacgtatattgcgatgatgaaggtatgtccttcatgaccttcgtctgaagatcattatatcctaagggaaataatgcttcggaggacgaagggcattaacctttaacattctgtgttgccttgttcttaattcataacatttgagaacaagtccccaacattggcgcccaccttcggtgaactcacttccactcttgagctgatggcttcattcaacaaccaagctgaagcatcttcggctacgaagccggtgtttccgataacaggcgactcaagttcagagccggttaacaagaagcagaagaaggaagcacagagaagggtgcaacatgttggggtacagggacccttcataaagtcaaaatggtcccacatcccaatcaccttctcccaggaggaccttcagctcaaatattaccctcataatgatgctatggtcatatcttgtgtcattaagggatttctagtccacaatgttctggttgatataggcagtgcagcggatatcatatttgctaaggcctttagacagatgcaagagccagaagataagattcatgatgctacacatcctctatgtggcttcggaggaaggaatattgtagcactcggcaaaatcacaatgccagtaaccttcgactttgttcataacacaaggactgaataggttgtctttgacattgctgacatggagtatccctataatgcaatcattggtcatgggacgctcaatgctttcgaagcaatacttcatctagcatatctatgcatgaagataccttcggaacaagggccaattgctgttcatgggagtcaagaagctgccaggaaggccgaaggaaactggacagattcaaaggcaatccataacatagatggagccaaagcctgtgagcagtatcgatacaaaagagagaaggttgcttcggcggatcagccgaagccaatgcttctatgtgaagatatagcagaacaaaaggtactgctggggtcccagttatctgaagagcaggaaaagaatttgctaagatttctatttaataacaaagatgtctttgcttggtcagccaatgatctttgcggtgtcaacagagatgtcattgagcattcactcaatgtggatccatctttcaggccaagaaagcaaaggcttcggaaaatgtttgatGACAAagttgaaggtgctcggaacgaagtgaagaggcttcttagtgctggagttatcagagaagtcaaatacccagagtggctagctaatactgtcatggtgaagaaggccaatggtaaatggagaatgtgcattgattttacagatcttaacaaggcttgtccaaaggatgagttcccactgccaagaatagattctctagtagatgcagcagcttcgtcagagctcatgagtctactagattgttactcaggctaccaccaaatttggatgaagaaggaagatgagccgaagactagcttcataacccccagtggcacatattgctatcttcggaggcttgaggggcttaaaaatgctggaggaagcttcagcagaatgacagccagagtccttcattctcaaataggcaggaatgtgctgacttatgttgatgatatcatagttaaaagcacgaagcaagaaaatcacattgctgatttgcaagagacatttgccaacttcaggcaagctggtttgaagttaaatccagaaaaatatgTTTTTGGGGTaatgaagggcaagttccttggctgtctagtatcaacgaagggaattgaagctaacccaagcaagattaaAGCTATCCTTTGTATGGAactgccaagcacaaagaaaggagctcaacgtctggcaggtagattagcatcattgaacaaatgtatatccagatcagcagaaagaaatctgccattctttgaaatactaaagtcagccaaagtctttcaatggggtccggttcagcaaaaggccttcgaagagttgaagcaatatttgattgatttaacaacgttaactccaccttcgctaggggctccattgcttttatatgttgcagcttcacattctgcagtaagtgcggcacttgtacaggagaagctagatggccaagtcaaaaagcaagctccagtatacttcgtctctgaagttttgagtccgtcaaagaaaaattacacagaattggaaaaggtgctatatgctgtgctAATGGCGTCCAGAAAGCTTCAACATTATTTTCAAGCCTATCACATAAttattccttcgtcacagccactgaaggacattatgaggaatagagaagctactggaaggattgggaaatgggctgcagaacttaatgaattcaccattgactatgtgcatagatcctcaattcagtcccaagcattagcagacttcatcactgattggacgccaggggctcacgaagaagaggtaaacaaagatgccgaagcttggatagtgttctgtgatggttcctggggaaccttcggtgcaggagcggctgcgatcctagtggcaccttcaaaagtcaaaacatgttatgcagccaagcttgatttcagttgcacaaataatattgctgaatacgaagcacttctgtttgggcttcggaagttaagggcaatgggaacaagaagggccatcctgaaaactgattctcaagttatttctggccatgtggacaaaagtagcaaggcaagagatccgaagcttgaaagatatctggatacagttcaaaggttggaggcttctttcgaaggtttttctgtcaagaatattccaagaggtgaaaatgagcatgcagatttgctagccaaatcaatggcccaggggcttcctctaccttcggaagtgttttttgaaacaataaaggcaccttcggtcgaactcatggagagagcagtgcttactatttctccagtacatagattggaggactgaaattatatctttcctccaaggtaattgtctttcagatgacgaagtttataataagagaatggaggcaaggacaagaccgtatgcGATAATATAaagggaattatataaacatggagtctgttccccacttctcaagtgtctatcaagagctgaaggtattgaattaatgaaggagatacacgcatgtctctgtggatctcacattggggctaggcccttgctgggaaagatgttttgacaaggattttactagccgaaggcagcttcagatgtagcagagctagtccaaaaatgtgaaaattgtcaaaaatacaCAAGAGaccaaaacaaccttcatctcacaCAACTAATACAGCCCACCTGGCTATTGCAAAGATGGgacctcgatttgctaggcccacttccaccagcacaaggcaatttaagatatgttgtcgtggctatagaatatttttctaaatggattgaagcgatgcctttggccacaataacttcggtcacaatctagaaattcttctggcaaaacattgtttgtcgcttcggcatgccgaaggctataactgtggacaatggaacacagtttgatgccgaagctttcaagtaattttgtgatcaaattgacacgaagattcattttgcatcagtcagatatccagtgtcaaatggacttgtcgaaagagcaaatggcattataatgacgggaataatgaagtgaaagggaaatagggtcaaaccttttcctaaataattttggtggttgaattgcccaacacaaacaattggactaactagtttgctctagattataagttctacaggtgccaaaggttcaacacaaaccaataaaaagtccaagatagggttcaaaaagaaaggagcaaaagaaaaccgaaggctgccctggtctggcgcaccggactgtccggtgtgccaccggacagtgtccagtgcaccagggtggatcaactcgaactcgccaccttcgggtttctagaaatgccactccgctataattcaccggactgtccggtgtgccaagcggagcaacgatcaccagcgcaacggtcgagttcaacggtcggctgacacagctagagtgcgcggacagttggcgcagagtcagagcaggcgccagaaggcgcactggatagtgaacagtacctatctgatgcaccaccggactgtccagtggccccagctatcagagctccaacggtcgaaccctaacggttgggtgacgtggttggcgcaccggacagtgttcggtggcgcaccggactgtccggtacgcccatcgacagacagcctccccaacaacCATTTTGGTgagtgggggctataaatacccccaaccaccacacttcaaggcatccaagttttcagccattgcattcaatacaagagctctagacttcactccaagacacaaaacaaaagatcaaatcctctccaagtcccaaactcattccaaagacttagtggcttgtgagagagagacatttgtgttcatttgagttcttgtcgcttggatcgcttttcttctttttccattcttgttctcaagcaacttataatcaagcaagagacaccaagttgtggtggtccttgtaaggggtctaagtgacccgttgattaaggagaaaagctcactcggtctaggtgaccgtttgagagagggaaagggttgaaagagacccggtctttgtgaccacctcaacggggagtaggtttgcaagaaccgaacctcggtaaaacaaatcaccgtgtcacactcttcgtttgcttgtgatttgttttcgccctctttttcggactcggttatatttctaacgctaacccagcttgtagttgtgcttaaagtttataaatttcagatttgcctattcacccccctctaggcgactttcaattggtatcagagcccggtacttcattagagtctaaccactcgaagtgatgtcgggagcatccgccaagagggagattgggactggcggcgacaagtccgcaagctcggggagaacacaatCGAGGGAGTCTGGCCACAAGCACaatgaggaatcctcttcctcca
It contains:
- the LOC100217286 gene encoding uncharacterized protein isoform X2 — encoded protein: METAGQTTLQESAVHARRQAACWWPLDTTACSSLDLDDASTFSSSSLLLGWEWDPQLCCFGSPHARDSELFGPTCMESPVSEASAAAATGELDDELLLMSLWGECHLFSSCSALKEKTATSSQHDDHHSDLPTSPAKTTPATAQAAEPSHCDVDLRASYTGGAQQQQQQQHRTTRAANSSSKRSATEPEGTAAVRTSFCHSTKTAATVSQFSHCSPVHALVPLHAEKGAEGGKRSRKAPGSTAVAAYPFAVVKPGGADGGVTLADINRWILTPPARPVRHPVGEFACAPRVSAANRPGPSGRTVAGFTRLRTAGRGTITIVRTRG
- the LOC100217286 gene encoding uncharacterized protein isoform X1, giving the protein METAGQTTLQESAVHARRQAACWWPLDTTACSSLDLDDASTFSSSSLLLGWEWDPQLCCFGSPHARDSELFGPTCMESPVSEASAAAATGELDDELLLMSLWGECHLFSSCSALKEKTATSSQRTPKSLQSDDDHHSDLPTSPAKTTPATAQAAEPSHCDVDLRASYTGGAQQQQQQQHRTTRAANSSSKRSATEPEGTAAVRTSFCHSTKTAATVSQFSHCSPVHALVPLHAEKGAEGGKRSRKAPGSTAVAAYPFAVVKPGGADGGVTLADINRWILTPPARPVRHPVGEFACAPRVSAANRPGPSGRTVAGFTRLRTAGRGTITIVRTRG
- the LOC100217286 gene encoding uncharacterized protein isoform X3, whose product is METAGQTTLQESAVHARRQAACWWPLDTTACSSLDLDDASTFSSSSLLLGWEWDPQLCCFGSPHARDSELFGPTCMESPVSEASAAAATGELDDELLLMSLWGECHLFSSCSALKEKTATSSQHDDHHSDLPTSPAKTTPATAQAAEPSHCDVDLRASYTGGAQQQQQQQHRTTRAANSSSKRSATEPEEKGAEGGKRSRKAPGSTAVAAYPFAVVKPGGADGGVTLADINRWILTPPARPVRHPVGEFACAPRVSAANRPGPSGRTVAGFTRLRTAGRGTITIVRTRG
- the LOC100217286 gene encoding uncharacterized protein LOC100217286, whose product is METAGQTTLQESAVHARRQAACWWPLDTTACSSLDLDDASTFSSSSLLLGWEWDPQLCCFGSPHARDSELFGPTCMESPVSEASAAAATGELDDELLLMSLWGECHLFSSCSALKEKTATSSQRTPKSLQSDDDHHSDLPTSPAKTTPATAQAAEPSHCDVDLRASYTGGAQQQQQQQHRTTRAANSSSKRSATEPEEKGAEGGKRSRKAPGSTAVAAYPFAVVKPGGADGGVTLADINRWILTPPARPVRHPVGEFACAPRVSAANRPGPSGRTVAGFTRLRTAGRGTITIVRTRG